A stretch of DNA from Streptomyces gobiensis:
GACGCGATCAGGCAACAGGGGCCTCGTCGAACGCAGTTGACGTCGGCGATGACACCGCACGACCGGCACACGACGTGTTGGTGGTTGTCCCCGCCTCGACGCCGAGGTGATCACCGTCCCGGACGAGCTCGAGCAGCGTGACGCTGGCGGCCGTACCCCGCAAGTCGGCACCGCGCAGCTCCTCGGCGGTGTCCCGTCACGTCCTGTCTCCCGCCGTACTGGAGTCTTCCTGCCCCCTTGGCTATTGCCGGAACCGATCCTACGATGGACAGGGTCTAAGTCAAGAAGCGCATCAGGCCTGTATCCAATGGGAACTCGGACGTCCACGGGTGAACTTCGCGTATTCCACCGAACCTGGATAGGTGCACCGATATGAGTGACCTGCCGGAGCGACTGCGAGGGCGTGGCTGGCGGATGACCTCCCAGCGGCGTGTCGTTGCGGAGGTCCTCGACGGCGAACACATGCACCTCACGGCCGACGAAGTGCACGCCCGCGCGGCGCAGCGGCTGCCTGAGATCTCCCGGGCGACCGTCTACAACGCCCTGGGCGAGCTGGTCTCCCTCGGTGAGGTCATAGAGGTCTCCCCCGAAGGCCGCGCCAAGCGCTACGACCCCAACGCACACCACCCGCACCAGCACTTGGTGTGCTCCAACTGCGGCACCATCCGCGATGTCCACCCCACCGGCGATCTGCTCGCCGACCTCCCGACGGAGGAACGGTTCGGCTTCACGGTGTCCGAGGTCGAGGTCACCTACCGCGGGTTGTGCCCATCCTGCGCCTAGAACCGTTTCCTTGCGGACCTGGATACGCCCGTGGGGCACCCGCAGATCACGACGTCTCGAAACCGACCGCCCGCAGCCGACTCGCCGCGCCCCGGTCCAGCAGCACCACC
This window harbors:
- a CDS encoding Fur family transcriptional regulator produces the protein MSDLPERLRGRGWRMTSQRRVVAEVLDGEHMHLTADEVHARAAQRLPEISRATVYNALGELVSLGEVIEVSPEGRAKRYDPNAHHPHQHLVCSNCGTIRDVHPTGDLLADLPTEERFGFTVSEVEVTYRGLCPSCA